In one window of Gossypium hirsutum isolate 1008001.06 chromosome A01, Gossypium_hirsutum_v2.1, whole genome shotgun sequence DNA:
- the LOC107917444 gene encoding uncharacterized protein, whose product MDPDQTMADGVESNAPAPAERAVPSDNRPSTVSLGGGEGAREAFLHMMNECYTEFVQANPNAQPSQPPPIPQPVPVVPQGTGFERRNRPPVDKIRKHRADKFRANRDDDSGKEEFWVTWEFFQEEFQKKYISERFMDQKCKEFLDLKQGRMTVTKYEREFVRLSKYTRECVSSKAKMCRRFEDELNEDIRLSVGALELKEFVVLVDRAYKVEELIKEKNKIEAETRDARKRRASKSFPSQSKKSKDVYSYSHASAGHSHRDRKKQDSNFNSRVTSIENVSNFKSSKLECQHYGQHHFGKCRMNDGSCFRCGSQDHFIKDFPEMTDKEKFQGTRPSGTNSKGRPQKNVGAGAGSKNVTRDTTVRSEAGVSAVTYAIRAREDASSPDVIIGTFSLYNNIVIVLIDLGSTHYVCMKLLTFHDAVVDCRQKAIKLKYENSETLWIESGESRNLPIVISAMPVQKCLRKRCEAYLAFVMNTKESKLKVESVSVVSEYVDVFLEELPGLPPDREVEFGIELIPGTTPILISSYRIAPTKLKELKSQDKVEHAEHLRTVLQTLRDNQLYVKFSKSEFWLREVNFLGHIVSSDGIRVEPSKVSAIVEWKPPSNVTEVRSFLGLVDYYKRFVKDFSMIATPMTRLLQKGVQFEWSDRCQ is encoded by the exons atggatcccgatcagACTATGGCAGATGgcgtagaaagtaatgcacccgctcccgCTGAAAGGGCGGTGCCATCCGATAATCGACCTTCCACGGTTAGTTtgggaggaggagaaggggctcgggaggcctttctccatatgatgaatgaGTGCTACACGGAGTTCGTCCAagcgaacccgaatgctcaaccctCTCAACCCCCACCTATCCCTCAACCTGTCCCAGTAGTACCCCAGGGTACAGGCTTTGAGAGACGAAATAGACCTCCAGTGGATAAAATTCGAAAGCATAGAGCCGACAAGTTCCGTGCTAATAGAGATGATGACTCTGGAAAGGaagaattctg GGTCacatgggagttctttcaagaggaattccagaagaaatacatcagtgagagGTTTATGGACCAAAAGTGTAAAGAATTTCTCGATTTGAAGCAAGGTCGCATGACGGTTActaaatatgaaagagagttcgttCGACTCAGTAAGTACACCCGGGAGTGTGTATCCTCTAAGGCTAAGATGTGTAGAAGGTTCGAAGACGAACTTAATGAGGACATTAGACTGTCAGTGGGTGcccttgagttgaaagagttcgtggtacttgttgatcGGGCCTATAAAGTCGAGGAATTAATcaaggaaaaaaacaaaattgaagcTGAAACTAGAGATGCAAGGAAGAGGCGTGCgagcaagtcatttccatctcagtctaagaaatccaaAGATGTCTACTCTTATTCCCACGCATCTGCGGGACATTCACACCGAGACCGTAAGAAGCAAGATTCGAATTTTAATTCTCGGGTGACATCAATAGAAAATGTGAGCAATTTCAAATCTTCCAAACTAGAATGCCAACATTATGGTCAACATCATTTCGGCAAGTGTAGGATGAACGATGGATCCTGTTTCCGATGTGGTTCTCAagatcactttattaaagatttccCCGAGATGACTGACAAAGAGAAATTTCAAGGTACAAGGCCAAGCGGCACAAATTCTAAAGGAAGGCCTCAGAAGAATGTAGGAGCTGGGGCTGGCAGTAAGAATGTGACGAGAGACACCACCGTAAGGTCTGAAGCTGGGGTTTCGGCTGTAACCTATGCCATACGTGCACGTGAAGATGcatcttctcctgatgtgatcatcggtacattttctctttacaatAATATTGTTATTGTTTTGATTGACCTTGGCTCTACTCATTATGTGTGCATGAAGTTG ttgacATTCCATGATGCTGTAGTAGACTGTAGACAAAAGGCTATTAAATTGAAATACGAAAATAGTGAAACCCTTTGGATTGAATCAGGTGAATCGAGAAACTTGCCTATTGTAATATCTGCAATGCCTGTCCAGAAATGTTTGAGGAAAagatgtgaagcttatttggcttttgtaatgAATACAAAAGAATCAAAATTGAAGGTTGAGTCAGTGTCGGTTGTAAGTGAGTATGTGGATGTATTCCTTgaagaattgcctgggttaccccCTGATAGAGAGGTTGAATTCGGAATAGAGCTAATACCAGGGACCACACCTATTTTGATTTCTTCGTATCGGATAGCTCCGACTAAGCTGAAAGaactaaagtcaca AGACAAGGTagaacatgccgaacacttgagaaccgtTTTGCAGACTCTGAGGGATAATCAGTTGTATGTcaaatttagcaaaagtgagttttggcttagagaagtcaACTTTTTGGGCCACATTGTTTCGAGCGATGGTATTAGGGTTGAACCCAGCAaggtttctgctattgttgaatggaaaccgccaAGTAATGtgactgaagttagaagctttctagggttGGTCGATTATTACAAGCGTTTTGTAAAGgatttctctatgattgcgactcCCATGACAAGGCTGCTGCAAAAAGGAGTTCAGTTTGAATGGTCAGATAGGTGTCAAtag